From Luteolibacter yonseiensis, the proteins below share one genomic window:
- a CDS encoding protein kinase domain-containing protein, which translates to MDTASSHDPASPPQAPDARGIFDEALRQLHPMVGWQPPEADTLASLLPQYRFSAFIGRGGMGAVYEAHHPGLDRPIAIKLLPVELAEEANFSARFEREARTLACLQHPNIVTVHDFGKTPVGHLFFVMELVDGPDLSRLMAAGPLEPGVAVELAIQICDALEYAHARQVIHRDIKPANVLRRADGQVKLADFGLARLMGEQGASGNILPESKLSEVGNPAHTGTRMGTPGYVAPEVLKTGRFDNRSDLYSVGVMLREMLLGTEPLSGEPPYAAVIRRATEENPDLRYQSAVEMKRDLAHVRNSPGTVARADGKSDSGSRIPHRGWMAAGLAAAAVMACAFVWRHADSFPDSGRPHVSSGDTMASPENTIATSSSGFPALPTAEIFPPPSALVPSGDLSLGPPSDQPLENMDDPLSSELLRGTTRILFNGKDLSGWSGRGGHWTVENGMIVGRMPAEPGLSNTCLIWQESDVSDFELVCSFGARTGYRMASNGGIEFRSTVTEDWNSVLRGCQVDLASIKEITGALWDSDGRRYLASQGQKGSLVGGPEGGPPAVRTSGFVRPDLLKNRLREDLWNHCRLVCIGGNISVFINHRLTASFRDTAEGLPRSGKLGLEVSLMGDNQGLVRGEMLYKDILLTPLKQVPGREAEAMASREAMLRPVRASLMAGKWHLRTGLAGSSSKATTLRFKNRGVLEQDGVDAGRWWAFAPNRIHMQFKGDPAVYNPDSGADFTLSPALDRMDGFSSAPGGGDMAVNLWAGRDADAPPPEFPE; encoded by the coding sequence GTGGACACCGCATCCTCCCATGATCCAGCAAGTCCGCCCCAGGCACCGGATGCCCGTGGCATCTTCGATGAGGCATTGAGGCAGCTCCACCCCATGGTCGGCTGGCAGCCTCCGGAGGCCGACACCTTGGCAAGCCTGCTGCCCCAATACCGGTTCTCGGCATTCATTGGCCGGGGAGGCATGGGCGCGGTTTACGAGGCGCATCACCCCGGGCTCGACCGGCCGATCGCCATCAAGCTGCTGCCGGTGGAGCTGGCGGAGGAGGCAAACTTTTCCGCACGCTTCGAGCGGGAAGCCCGGACGCTGGCCTGCCTGCAACATCCCAACATCGTCACTGTCCATGACTTCGGAAAAACTCCGGTGGGACATCTGTTTTTCGTGATGGAGCTGGTGGATGGCCCGGATCTGTCTCGGCTCATGGCCGCGGGCCCTCTGGAGCCCGGAGTGGCGGTGGAGCTCGCCATCCAGATTTGCGACGCGCTGGAATATGCCCACGCGCGCCAGGTCATTCACCGGGATATCAAGCCAGCCAACGTGCTGCGGCGGGCGGATGGCCAGGTGAAGCTGGCGGATTTCGGTCTGGCCCGCCTGATGGGAGAGCAAGGGGCGTCCGGAAACATTCTTCCCGAATCAAAACTGTCGGAAGTAGGGAACCCTGCCCACACCGGCACCCGCATGGGCACTCCGGGCTACGTGGCTCCGGAGGTGTTGAAGACAGGACGGTTCGACAACCGGTCCGACCTTTATTCGGTTGGCGTGATGCTCAGGGAAATGCTTCTCGGAACGGAGCCTTTGTCCGGAGAACCACCCTATGCCGCCGTGATCCGGCGGGCGACTGAGGAAAATCCTGATCTTCGTTATCAAAGTGCGGTGGAGATGAAGCGCGACCTCGCTCACGTCCGGAACTCCCCCGGAACCGTTGCCCGGGCGGACGGAAAATCGGACTCAGGCAGCAGGATTCCACATCGTGGATGGATGGCGGCGGGTCTTGCGGCCGCCGCCGTGATGGCATGTGCATTTGTATGGCGGCATGCTGATTCATTTCCAGATTCCGGAAGGCCTCATGTCTCCAGCGGTGACACTATGGCCTCTCCGGAAAACACCATCGCCACCAGCAGTTCCGGTTTTCCAGCGCTGCCGACAGCTGAGATTTTTCCGCCACCCTCGGCTTTGGTGCCTTCTGGAGATCTTTCCCTTGGGCCACCGTCAGACCAACCGTTGGAGAACATGGACGATCCACTTTCTTCGGAACTGCTCCGGGGCACCACACGGATCTTGTTCAATGGGAAGGACCTGTCCGGCTGGAGTGGACGTGGCGGTCACTGGACGGTGGAGAACGGCATGATCGTGGGCCGCATGCCCGCCGAGCCCGGGCTCAGCAACACCTGTCTGATCTGGCAGGAAAGCGACGTTTCCGATTTCGAACTGGTCTGCAGCTTCGGAGCACGGACCGGTTACCGCATGGCGAGCAATGGAGGAATCGAATTCCGGTCCACGGTCACCGAGGACTGGAATTCGGTGCTCCGGGGGTGTCAGGTGGATCTGGCCAGCATCAAAGAGATCACCGGCGCCCTCTGGGACAGTGATGGAAGACGCTACCTCGCGTCCCAAGGTCAGAAGGGCAGTCTGGTCGGAGGACCGGAGGGCGGTCCACCTGCTGTCAGAACCTCCGGTTTTGTCCGCCCCGACTTGTTGAAAAACCGGCTGCGTGAGGACCTATGGAATCACTGCCGCCTCGTCTGTATCGGAGGAAACATCTCCGTTTTTATCAACCATCGGCTGACCGCGTCCTTCCGGGACACTGCGGAAGGTTTGCCGCGATCAGGAAAACTAGGGCTGGAGGTATCCCTGATGGGTGACAACCAAGGGTTGGTCCGGGGAGAAATGCTGTATAAGGACATCCTCCTGACTCCGCTGAAGCAGGTGCCAGGGCGGGAAGCCGAAGCCATGGCCAGCCGCGAGGCCATGCTCCGGCCGGTCAGGGCCTCTTTGATGGCCGGCAAGTGGCACCTGCGGACCGGCCTTGCCGGATCCTCCTCCAAGGCGACCACCCTTCGGTTCAAGAACCGGGGCGTTCTGGAGCAGGATGGGGTGGACGCCGGACGATGGTGGGCTTTCGCACCAAACCGGATCCATATGCAATTCAAAGGAGACCCCGCCGTTTACAATCCGGACTCGGGTGCCGACTTTACCCTGAGCCCGGCTCTGGACCGCATGGACGGTTTTTCCTCCGCTCCGGGCGGCGGGGATATGGCTGTGAACCTGTGGGCTGGCCGGGATGCCGACGCACCTCCGCCGGAGTTTCCCGAGTAG